The genomic stretch GGTCAGTGATGCCCCCGCCTCGGCGAGGATCTCCGCGTGAAGTCGTCCGGCAACGCCGTAGCCGATCACGCAGGCCCTCAGCCCGTTGACATCAGGGCTGTGCCGAGGACGGGGCTCGTCGGCGGTAGGCGATTCGTTGTTCGGTGTGGTGGCGAGGTAGGTGTCGTAGTACGCCTCATATAGGCCCGAGGCCCGAATGACGTGGTCGACAACCTCGACGTGTACGCCCGGTGCGAGTTGGCTGGCGTTCTGGCACAACCATCCAGCAGCGATGAGGGTGCCAGCCCGGTAGGCGTCATAGCCCTGGTTGGGAATGGCGTCGGCCTCGAACAGGTTGAGGGAGCGACCGTCCCCGAGGACGGTGTACGTGCCGTGCGCCGTCGAGACGGTAGCGGCGACCAACCCCGGGTACGAGCGTCGCGGTTCGGGCGTAGTGGGGTGCGGCGAGCAGGCTGAAATCCTTGGTGGCGAAGGGTGCAAAGAAGACATCGTCCGGCATGAGAGCCAGGTCATTGGCGGTGATGGCCTGGTCGCCGGTGGTACCGACGACCAGGAACGGCGGTGCGGCGCGTAGCGCGTCTGCTACGCAGCGGTGGGTTGGATATGCGCCTTCGGCAGCGGTGATGAGGGCGAGCGGGTCGGTGTCGGTCACGTGGACCTGGGCGCCTTGAGATCGGAGTGAGGCGGCGAGACGGGAGCCAAGCTCGCCGAACCCGACCATGAGCACAGTTCGTCCACTGAGTTTGTGGGCGGCGAGGAGCGCGCGGAGACGCCGGGCGCAGGAGTCGGCGATCTCTGGGTAGCCGAGCCGAGTCTTGAGTCCGGACCGGGCGAGGTTGAGAACCGGGATCGTCAGCGGTCCCGCGCTGGCGATGCGCTTGAGCCCGGACACGGTCAGTTCGATGACGGCGTCGACGCGCCGCAAGGTGTTGTCGCCGCCGTAGCCCTGTGCGATAAGGCCGCCGTCGTCGATGACGAGCACGCGGCGTCCCTCGTTGTGGGCGTCGTCGATGAAGGTGTCGAGACTGGCTCGCGCAGCCGCTAGTTCCTTCTCGTGGTCGGCGGATGCGTTGACTGCGGTGTTGTCCAAAGCGCCGCTGGCAATGCCATGGGCGAGCAGCGTTGCGTGGATGCGGTCGCGGCGGTGGGTGCGATCGCCCTTGTTGAGGGCGTAGATCCAGCGGGCGGGAATCCCGGCGTGGTGGATGCCGAGGATGAACCCAAGGGTGTTCTCGACGTAGTGGTCGCGGAAGATCATGGCCCAGCTCTCGACGCCGAGATTGCAGGTCGCATACCGGCTCACGAGAGGTAGATGGGCACGGATGCGGTCAAGTTCTCCGGTTGAGTGGCGACGCAGCCGCAATTTCAGGTCGTGGAGAAGTGCCGCCTCCGCAGGGTCGGCGGCGGTGGCATCGATCAGGATCTCCAGGTGCGTTTCGGGCTCTAGGTTGTGGGTCTGGGCATCCGGAGCGGGCGGGAGGTGGACGCGCCAGCGGACGTTGATGTCGCCGTGTCGGCCGGCGATGACGGCCATGTCGGGATGGAAATGGGTGAGGCGTAGGTCCCACCCGGCGGCGATCTGCTCCAGCGCCGAACGCAGATCGTTTGGGGTGAGTGGCCCGTACAGCACGTGCCAGCTCGGACCGTGCGGAGGGTTCTCGATGGTCGGGGCAGTCATGATTTCCCTCGCTCTTCGCGCGGAGATGCGTGGTGTCAGCGGCGGGTGATGAGGTCGTCGAGCATGGCGTCGGTGTCGGCCTGGTGGTCGAGCAGGACGCGCACCGCGTGGTGGCGTTGGAGCCAGAACTCATTGAGGGCGTCCTGGAACAGGCCGGGTTTGAGGTAGTGCTGCTTGACGCCGTACAGGCTCTTGAGTAGTTGGAGTAGTGCCACCTGGGCGCTGGCGCGGATGTCGTGGTCTGCGACCGTGGGGTTGGCTTGCACGTAGGCTTCGATCAGCGTGCGTGCGGTGGCGAGCCAGTCGGCGGTGGTGGCGACGGTGTTGGGGTAGAAGGCTATTCGCCCTACCTCGTATGCGATGAAGAATGGATCCGGTGGCCGGAAGTCGATCACGGCAGACAACCGGTCGGCGTTGAAGAGCACGTTCACGGGGCTGTAATCACCGTGCAGGACCTGGGTGGTTAGCGTTGGCAGGCCGTCCATGAGTTGGGGGATCTCCTTGACTGAGTCTCGCCGCTCGGCGAGCGTTCGCGCGGCCTGCACGTCGAACGGCTCCGCGATGCCTGCCGCGATGCGGGCCTCGGCCATCCCCGTGAGCCGGTCGATGGTTGCGGCCAGATCCGGTACGTTGACGCCGCGCCACCGCTGCTCCTGGGCTGAAGGTCCGGCGCTGGCCGGCAGTGCGGCGAAGGTGGCGTGGATACGGCCGAGCGCCGCGCCTGCCTCTCGGGCCTGGGCTGCGGTGAGATCAGCGGTGACAACGGCACCCGGCATCCATTCCCATACAGAGATCGCGTGCCGGGTGCTGGTGTCGACAGGCTCTCCGTCGCGATTGTGGAGGAGGCCGGCGACCGGTATGCCGTGAAGACCTGCGAGGGCCGACAGCTCGGTGGCGTCTGCTTCTCGGGCCAGATCAATGCCGGGAGGGTAGTTCTTGACGAACACCTCCCGGCCCGCGCATGTCGCCCGGTAGTTGGTCGTGCCCTGTCCGATGGGAATCTGCACGAGGGAGTCCGGCACGAGTCCGTAGCGGCGCGCGAGGACGCCGCCGATCGTCGCCGAGGGCTCCATCGTAAGGTCGGTCATCAAGATCGCTCTCCTGTCGTTTAGTTGATGAGCTGCTGGAACAGGGGGTGCAGTCGCGGCTACACGGCGACTGCTGGATGCGGACCCATGTGTGCTCCCCAGCACGCCTGGTTTCTCATCCCGCGGCCCCTCGAAGGCGGTTGGGGCAGCGGACGGTACGAGCAAGTCAGCTGGAACCTCATGGGCCAGCCTCCAGGCTTGAGCGCCACCACCTCACGGCGTAGCGATACCGGGACATACATTCCTGCACGCTGCGGTCGGCGCCGGTCCACTCGAATGCGACCTCGACGTGGCCGTCGTCGCCTGCGCGGCCGAATGTCTGCGCCACGATGCGGTGGCCGCCGCCGGTCAGGCCGTAGCCGTTATCGCTGATATGGACGACTCGAGTGTGTCTTTCGAGCGCGGCCAGGTCATCGCCGAGGCTGTTGAGGCTGCCGGCTCGCAGGTACGCGCTGTGGACCTGAGCTGTGTCGATCAACAGCGCGAGCCCCTCGACACGGTCGAGGTATGCCGCCATCGAGGCGAGCGGCTGTCCCGTAAACCACGCCGGATCATGTAGCTCGATCAGCGTCGTCATCCCATACTGGGCGAGGTTCGGCAGCGCGATGCCGGCCCACTCTCGCTGCTCGATGACACGCCGGGCGAGCAGACGGACAGAGTGCGTCCCCAGCAAGGCGGTGGCGTCGGCTAGGCGGTCAAGCTCGGCGTTGGCCCGCCGGTATGCCTGCGTACCCGGCCGGTTGAAGTCGGCTAAATCAAGATCAGCCGTGACCGCCGTAATCGGTGGGCTCGACTGGGCACGGCAGGCCCACCGATCGAGCGTGGTGGTGTCACGCCTGGCCAGGTCGAACCCGCGCTGGCCACCGCGCAGGTGCAGGAAGGGGATCTGGTACGCCGTCGAGAGCGCGAACAGGTCCTCCATCTCGATGCCGCGGATGCCGATGCTGTAGAGGCCCACCGCAGCCACGGTCCGTCTGGTCACGGCCACTCCAAGATCACAAAAGGCGGGGTGGGGCGTTGCCGGCTGGTCAGCGCCGCGTAGAACGGACCGGTCCGGTCGCCGGGGATGGTGTCGAACCAGCCCGGCATACCGTCAATGTCGACCGTGCGGGCGACCCAGCGAAGCACTGTCCGGAACATCTCCTGCCGTAACTCGTCGGGATGACCAGCGAGTTCGTGCATGCCAACTATGGCTACGCCCCGTCGATGGAATACCGCAGAAGGCAAACTCGTCTCGTCACGCGGCGTGCCCAGAAGGCCGACGGATCCGCCCGGTGCCACTACGTCCAACGCCTGCGCCGATCGCCCCGTGCAGTCGATGACCAGCTGAAACGTGCCATTGGGCGGCTGGCTAACCACGGTGACCTGCGGCAACTCCACCACAGCGGGTTGCGGATGCGAGGTCACGACCACCACCTGTGGGACACCGAGGCGTTTGAGCTCGAGCACACAGCCAACTGCGAGCGGACCGCCCCCAAACACGACGGCTTCCCGCAGACGACTCTGCGGCGGCCAACGGTGCAGGCCAAGGGCTGCCATCAGCTGGAAGCGGGCTACCGCAACATGTCCGGGTCTGGTGCCCGCCGGGATCGGCAGCGCACGGCGATCCTCGAACTGCGCAGCAGCCCCGTGGGGTACTGGCACAAGTC from Micromonospora craniellae encodes the following:
- a CDS encoding apurinic/apyrimidinic endonuclease family protein, with amino-acid sequence MTRRTVAAVGLYSIGIRGIEMEDLFALSTAYQIPFLHLRGGQRGFDLARRDTTTLDRWACRAQSSPPITAVTADLDLADFNRPGTQAYRRANAELDRLADATALLGTHSVRLLARRVIEQREWAGIALPNLAQYGMTTLIELHDPAWFTGQPLASMAAYLDRVEGLALLIDTAQVHSAYLRAGSLNSLGDDLAALERHTRVVHISDNGYGLTGGGHRIVAQTFGRAGDDGHVEVAFEWTGADRSVQECMSRYRYAVRWWRSSLEAGP
- a CDS encoding phosphotransferase enzyme family protein, translating into MTDLTMEPSATIGGVLARRYGLVPDSLVQIPIGQGTTNYRATCAGREVFVKNYPPGIDLAREADATELSALAGLHGIPVAGLLHNRDGEPVDTSTRHAISVWEWMPGAVVTADLTAAQAREAGAALGRIHATFAALPASAGPSAQEQRWRGVNVPDLAATIDRLTGMAEARIAAGIAEPFDVQAARTLAERRDSVKEIPQLMDGLPTLTTQVLHGDYSPVNVLFNADRLSAVIDFRPPDPFFIAYEVGRIAFYPNTVATTADWLATARTLIEAYVQANPTVADHDIRASAQVALLQLLKSLYGVKQHYLKPGLFQDALNEFWLQRHHAVRVLLDHQADTDAMLDDLITRR
- a CDS encoding MDR/zinc-dependent alcohol dehydrogenase-like family protein; this translates as MAMTDRHYVGARIIFRRGAATHVLPKPAPNGWMAARYSVVSPGTELRRLAASERGDDHPAGYMTVIGLPEGEQRLVPVPHGAAAQFEDRRALPIPAGTRPGHVAVARFQLMAALGLHRWPPQSRLREAVVFGGGPLAVGCVLELKRLGVPQVVVVTSHPQPAVVELPQVTVVSQPPNGTFQLVIDCTGRSAQALDVVAPGGSVGLLGTPRDETSLPSAVFHRRGVAIVGMHELAGHPDELRQEMFRTVLRWVARTVDIDGMPGWFDTIPGDRTGPFYAALTSRQRPTPPFVILEWP
- a CDS encoding Rossmann-fold NAD(P)-binding domain-containing protein, whose amino-acid sequence is MTAPTIENPPHGPSWHVLYGPLTPNDLRSALEQIAAGWDLRLTHFHPDMAVIAGRHGDINVRWRVHLPPAPDAQTHNLEPETHLEILIDATAADPAEAALLHDLKLRLRRHSTGELDRIRAHLPLVSRYATCNLGVESWAMIFRDHYVENTLGFILGIHHAGIPARWIYALNKGDRTHRRDRIHATLLAHGIASGALDNTAVNASADHEKELAAARASLDTFIDDAHNEGRRVLVIDDGGLIAQGYGGDNTLRRVDAVIELTVSGLKRIASAGPLTIPVLNLARSGLKTRLGYPEIADSCARRLRALLAAHKLSGRTVLMVGFGELGSRLAASLRSQGAQVHVTDTDPLALITAAEGAYPTHRCVADALRAAPPFLVVGTTGDQAITANDLALMPDDVFFAPFATKDFSLLAAPHYARTATLVPGVGRRYRLDGARHVHRPRGRSLPQPVRGRRHSQPGL